One window of Quercus robur chromosome 12, dhQueRobu3.1, whole genome shotgun sequence genomic DNA carries:
- the LOC126709082 gene encoding general transcription and DNA repair factor IIH helicase subunit XPD, which yields MKFQIEDVTVYFPYDHIYPEQYAYMVELKRALDARGHCLLEMPTGTGKTIALLSLITSYTLSKPNNPVKLIYCTRTVHEMEKTLAELKLLHAYQTTHIGDRARILAVGLSSRKNLCVNSRVLAAENRDSVDASCRRLTASWVRAAAAANPNLPTCEFFEEYEKAGSNAVLPPGVYTLQDLRAYGKEKGWCPYFLARHMVQFANVVVYSYQYLLDPKVAGYISKEMQKESVVVFDEAHNIDNVCIEALSVSVRRQTLEGARRNLSKMRQEIEKFKATDAGRLRAEYNRLVEGLAQRGNLPFTDNWLSNPALPDDILKEAVPGNIRRAEHFLHVLRRLVQYLEGRLETDNVEKEGPVGFVASINTHAGIDQKTLKFCYDRLHSLMLTLEITDTDEFLHIQTICDFATLVGTYTRGFSIIIEPFDERMPHIPDPVLQLSCHDASLAIKPVFDRFQSVVITSGTLSPIDLYPRLLNFHPVVSRSFTMSLTRDCICPMVLTRGSDQLPVSTKFDMRSDLGVVRNYGRLLLEMASVVPDGIVCFFVSYSYMDGIVNSWNENGILKEIMQHKLVFIETQDVVETTLALDNYRKACDCGRGAIFFSVARGKVAEGIDFDRHYGRLVIMFGVPFQYTLSKILLARLEYLRDTFQIKEGDFLTFDALRQAAQCVGRVIRSKADYGMMIFADKRYSRHDKRSKLPGWILSHLRDAHLNLSTDMALHIAREFLRKMAQPYDKAGGSGRKTLLSQEDVEKMSDGILNEMQY from the exons aTGAAGTTTCAAATAGAAGACGTAACGGTGTACTTTCCGTACGATCACATATACCCAGAACAATATGCGTACATGGTTGAACTGAAGCGAGCTCTAGATGCCAGAGGGCACTGCCTCCTCGAGATGCCCACTGGCACAGGCAAAACCATCGCTCTTCTTTCTCTCATCACCAGCTACACTCTCTCTAAACCCAACAACCCTGTCAAGCTCATCTACTGTACCCGCACTGTCCATGAGATGGAGAAGACCCTTGCAG AGCTCAAGCTCCTTCATGCTTACCAGACTACTCACATCGGGGACCGTGCTAGAATCCTTGCTGTTGGGCTCTCTTCCCGCAAGAACCTGTGTGTTAATTCGCGTGTTTTGGCTGCGGAGAATCGGGACTCAGTTGATGCTAGTTGCCGGAGACTGACGGCCAGTTGGGTCAGGGCGGCAGCAGCGGCAAACCCCAATTTGCCCACATGTGAGTTTTTTGAAGAGTATGAGAAGGCAGGGTCTAATGCAGTGTTGCCTCCCGGGGTTTATACCTTGCAG GATCTGAGGGCATACGGGAAGGAGAAAGGGTGGTGTCCATACTTCTTGGCACGACATATGGTGCAATTTGCAAATGTGGTGGTTTATAGTTATCAATATTTGCTTGATCCCAAGGTGGCTGGGTATATATCCAAGGAAATGCAGAAGGAGTCTGTTGTGGTGTTTGATGAGGCACATAATATTGATAATGTGTGTATTGAAGCTCTTAGTGTTAGTGTGAGAAGGCAGACACTTGAAGGAGCCAGAAGGAATCTCAGTAAAATGCGTCAGGAGATTGAGAA GTTTAAGGCCACAGATGCTGGTAGATTGCGCGCAGAGTACAATCGGCTTGTTGAGGGTTTGGCACAAAGAGGAAACTTACCTT TCACGGACAACTGGCTCTCCAATCCTGCCTTACCTGATGATATTCTGAAGGAGGCTGTGCCTGGAAATATCCGCCGAGCAGAACATTTTCTGCATGTCTTACGTAGATTGGTCCAATATCTGGAGGGGCGGCTGGAAACTGATAACGTTGAGAAGGAGGGGCCTGTTGGCTTTGTTGCATCTATTAATACTCATGCTGGAATTGACCAAAAAACACTGAAGTTTTGTTATGATCGCCTACATTCACTGATGTTAACACTAGAAATCACTGACACTGATGAATTCTTACACATCCAAACAATATGTGACTTCGCAACACTTGTAGGGACATACACTCGTGgtttttcaattataattgaACCTTTTGATGAGAGAATGCCCCATATTCCTGACCCTGTGCTGCAG CTTAGTTGCCACGATGCTTCTCTTGCCATAAAGCCCGTATTTGATCGATTCCAGTCAGTTGTCATTACATCTGGAACTCTGAGTCCAATTGATCTCTACCCCCGTCTACTTAATTTCCATCCAGTTGTTAGTCGAAGTTTTACTATGTCCTTAACAAGAGATTGCATATGCCCAATGGTTCTCACTCGTGGAAG TGATCAGCTTCCTGTCAGTACCAAATTTGACATGAGAAGTGATCTTGGTGTTGTACGAAATTATGGGAGGCTTTTACTGGAGATGGCATCTGTTGTTCCAGATGGGATTGTATGTTTCTTTGTTAGTTACTCATATATGGATGGCATAGTGAACAGTTGGAATGAAAATGGAATTTTAAAG GAAATAATGCAGCATAAGCTTGTCTTCATCGAGACTCAGGATGTTGTAGAAACTACTTTGGCTCTTGACAACTATCGCAAGGCTTGTGATTGTGGGAGGGGTGCCATCTTTTTCTCTGTTGCCAG GGGAAAAGTTGCTGAGGGTATAGACTTTGATCGACATTATGGTAGACTGGTCATTATGTTTGGTGTTCCTTTTCAGTACACATTGAGCAA GATTTTGCTTGCCCGGTTGGAATATCTACGGGATACCTTTCAGATTAAGGAAGGAGATTTTCTGACTTTTGATGCCTTG AGACAGGCTGCTCAATGTGTGGGCCGAGTGATCCGGTCAAAGGCTGATTATGGGATGATGATCTTTGCTGACAAAAg GTATAGCCGTCATGACAAGCGCTCTAAATTGCCTGGGTGGATACTGTCACATTTACGTGATGCACACCTGAATTTGAGCACAGACATGGCTCTGCATATAGCACGGGAG TTCCTTAGGAAGATGGCTCAACCATATGATAAGGCTGGTGGCAGCGGTAGGAAAACCCTTTTGTCCCAAGAAGATGTGGAGAAGATGAGCGATGGCATCTTGAACGAAATGCAGTATTGA
- the LOC126707990 gene encoding uncharacterized protein LOC126707990 isoform X1: MMEEQTEIETAAESIDGSVIFHVINDVVGFVLYMHQQIPSILQDISLEFDTLHTEFTELETDLTQSDIKARRKLIGRMREVKHGIKRLEKLMNMVSNLQNALKLMMSEIPNVQGVILVLGATPIRPQHVYELCFSHGKVVGSGETDFTKSKVAQGLSRKAIRTLISKGAGSGSYPGPNKLFLLVKAPCSFNLPLHFLPKRDFKYSKKIVPFRLRFKCRTQDQEMDALDHASQTGSSTSLSDSTSDDLIWFQCRHVIKGLVSNTSTEE, from the exons ATGATGGAGGAGCAGACGGAGATCGAGACGGCGGCAGAGTCAATAGACGGCTCCGTTATCTTCCACGTCATCAACGACGTCGTTGGCTTCGTCCTTTATATGCACCAACAAATCCCCTC CATATTGCAGGATATCAGTCTTGAATTTGATACACTGCATACTGAGTTTACAGAATTG GAGACGGATCTTACACAATCTGATATAAAGGCGCGGAGAAAGCTAATTGGCAGAATGAGGGAGGTCAAGCATGGAATAAAAAGACTGGAGAAACTGATGAACATggtttcaaatcttcaaaatgcGCTTAAATTGATGATGAGTGAGATTCCTAACGTACAGGGTGTCATTTTGGTTCTTGGGGCTACTCCTATTCGACCTCAGCATGTTTATGAGTTGTGCTTTTCACATGGAAAGGTTGTTGGTAGTGGTGAGACTGATTTCACCAAAAGCAAAGTGGCACAAGGACTTTCAAGAAAG GCTATTCGGACGCTGATCTCAAAGGGTGCTGGATCTGGTTCCTATCCAG GCCCCAATAAGTTGTTTCTATTGGTTAAGGCTCCCTGTTCTTTCAACCTGCCTCTGCATTTTCTTCCCAAACGTGATTTTAAATACAGCAAAAAG ATTGTGCCTTTCAGACTACGGTTCAAGTGCAGAACCCAAGATCAGGAAATGGATGCTTTGGATCATGCTTCTCAAACTGGGAGCTCCACCAGTTTGTCAGATTCTACTTCCGATGATTTAATCTG GTTTCAATGTCGGCATGTGATCAAGGGCCTGGTATCCAACACATCAACAGAAGAATGA
- the LOC126707990 gene encoding uncharacterized protein LOC126707990 isoform X2: MMEEQTEIETAAESIDGSVIFHVINDVVGFVLYMHQQIPSILQDISLEFDTLHTEFTELETDLTQSDIKARRKLIGRMREVKHGIKRLEKLMNMVSNLQNALKLMMSEIPNVQGVILVLGATPIRPQHVYELCFSHGKVVGSGETDFTKSKVAQGLSRKAIRTLISKGAGSGSYPGPNKLFLLVKAPCSFNLPLHFLPKRDFKYSKKNFRYRLCLSDYGSSAEPKIRKWMLWIMLLKLGAPPVCQILLPMI, translated from the exons ATGATGGAGGAGCAGACGGAGATCGAGACGGCGGCAGAGTCAATAGACGGCTCCGTTATCTTCCACGTCATCAACGACGTCGTTGGCTTCGTCCTTTATATGCACCAACAAATCCCCTC CATATTGCAGGATATCAGTCTTGAATTTGATACACTGCATACTGAGTTTACAGAATTG GAGACGGATCTTACACAATCTGATATAAAGGCGCGGAGAAAGCTAATTGGCAGAATGAGGGAGGTCAAGCATGGAATAAAAAGACTGGAGAAACTGATGAACATggtttcaaatcttcaaaatgcGCTTAAATTGATGATGAGTGAGATTCCTAACGTACAGGGTGTCATTTTGGTTCTTGGGGCTACTCCTATTCGACCTCAGCATGTTTATGAGTTGTGCTTTTCACATGGAAAGGTTGTTGGTAGTGGTGAGACTGATTTCACCAAAAGCAAAGTGGCACAAGGACTTTCAAGAAAG GCTATTCGGACGCTGATCTCAAAGGGTGCTGGATCTGGTTCCTATCCAG GCCCCAATAAGTTGTTTCTATTGGTTAAGGCTCCCTGTTCTTTCAACCTGCCTCTGCATTTTCTTCCCAAACGTGATTTTAAATACAGCAAAAAG AATTTTCGTTACAGATTGTGCCTTTCAGACTACGGTTCAAGTGCAGAACCCAAGATCAGGAAATGGATGCTTTGGATCATGCTTCTCAAACTGGGAGCTCCACCAGTTTGTCAGATTCTACTTCCGATGATTTAA
- the LOC126708267 gene encoding F-box/kelch-repeat protein At3g23880-like: MLNDLPEDVLMDIYSRLPIKTILQFKSVCKSWYDIIKDPIFITKHVNLSNRSNNGYLAVTRRVGTFGGKCLISLFSYETFREVFNITIPSKKEHGRAPFRIVGSCNGFDYDQETNDYKLVRVSYSKKMKESFYSGVNVYSLRTNYWRRKDTLVHGSIVENSFSNGDLNGALHWRGAIRKKEIIHNIIISFNIRDEVSRQQYEPRFDIWVMNEYGVKETWTKQFSIGPLLAWSFVGCGRNEELLFATSSTMYLYDLQLQQIKPPHDNTYADVMGSNLNFVAEIEVVNHIESLVTIEGTKVCVKRERKKSRFRENFISIISVVFIYFVAILAVYIKTN, from the exons ATGTTGAATGATCTTCCTGAAGATGTATTAATGGACATATATTCAAGATTACCCATCAAGACTATCTTACAATTCAAGTCTGTTTGCAAATCATGGTATGATATTATCAAAGATCCTATCTTCATCACCAAGCATGTTAACTTATCTAATCGTAGCAACAATGGCTATCTTGCTGTCACACGCCGTGTTGGTACTTTTGGTGGTAAATGTTTAATATCTTTGTTCTCTTATGAAACATTTCGAGAGGTTTTTAACATAACTATTCCATCTAAAAAGGAACATGGCAGGGCACCTTTTAGAATCGTAGGTTCATGTAATG GATTTGATTATGATCAGGAAACCAATGACTATAAATTGGTCAGAGTTTCTTATTCTAAGAAGATGAAAGAGTCATTTTATTCAGGAGTTAATGTGTATTCATTGAGGACAAATTATTGGAGAAGAAAGGATACGCTTGTGCATGGAAGTATTGTGGAGAATTCTTTTTCCAATGGGGACTTAAATGGTGCTTTACATTGGAGGGGTGcaattaggaaaaaagaaataattcatAACATTATCATATCGTTTAATATTAGAGATGAAGT ttcaagaCAACAATATGAACCTAGATTTGATATATGGGTGATGAATGAATATGGGGTGAAAGAAACTTGGACAAAACAATTCAGTATTGGACCTCTCCTAGCATGGAGCTTTGTTGGATGTGGCAGGAATGAAGAACTTCTCTTTGCAACTTCCTCAACAATGTACCTTTATGATCTACAACTACAACAGATAAAACCTCCTCATGATAATACTTATGCAGATGTTATgggttcaaatttaaattttgtagcCGAGATAGAGGTAGTCAATCACATTGAGAGCCTAGTCACAATTGAAGGAACAAAAGTTTGTGTCAAAAGAGAGCGTAAAAAGTCTCGGTTTAGGGAGAATTTTATTTCCATTATCtctgttgtttttatttattttgtagctATCCTTGCGGTTTACATTAAAACGAATTGA
- the LOC126707991 gene encoding preprotein translocase subunit SCY2, chloroplastic: MEATLLSSHHFHPQLFPIKPTKIPGGHAERGLQFCNPLFAKTQVTFKRNPLESHRRHFLFQNKPFFSKVNKKFCVNFSDQLRSDYVNVDATSTASQNFNVVPLKPDDGADTLSLLEINNTKTVQHIPKMFKNRFLDFVRLSSVLNNAAESFFKSEIRRRLFVTAVLIIISRVGYFIPLPGFDRRLVPQDYLSFVSGSVDELGDFTGELKLSLFQLGISPQIIASIIMQVLCHVVPSLVKLRKEGLDGHEKIKSYIWWMSLGFAILEAVIVACYSLQYSIYAASHRVKHVMVTALLLVCGAMTTTWICDTISESGFGQGSSLIICVGILTGYTETLYKMLSQLSGSAVSWWPYVLAVLGIFTVVTMWAVVVTEGCRKIKLQYYGFKLASAAREDSPVTEVEPYIPFNINPSGMQPVLTATYLLGFPSILASLLGSPFWEHVKEILNPETSLGAKPWVYYTIYAFFVFLFNIFDIANLPKEIADYLNKMGARIPNIKPGKATIEYLTKIQASTRFWGGLLLSLLATTSTILDHYLRRINAGFAIGFTSVLIIVGSIIELRRSYQAYNVMPTLSKALRRYGV, from the exons ATGGAGGCAACTCTTCTCAGCTCGCACCACTTCCATCCTCAACTCTTTCCCataaaacccaccaaaatcccag GTGGACATGCGGAACGTGGTCTGCAATTTTGTAATCCACTGTTTGCCAAAACCCAAGTTACCTTTAAGAGAAATCCTTTGGAATCCCATAGGAGGCATTTCCTGTTCCAAAACAAGCCTTTCTTCTCCAAAGTGAACAAAAAATTCTGTGTTAATTTCTCAGATCAGCTCCGAAGTGACTATGTGAATGTTGATGCTACATCTACAgcatctcaaaattttaatgttGTACCTCTGAAGCCTGATGATGGGGCAGATACTCTTAGTTTGCTTGAGATTAATAACACTAAGACTGTACAGCACATACccaaaatgtttaaaaataggTTTCTAGATTTTGTACGGCTGAGTTCTGTCCTGAATAATGCTGCTGAATCATTTTTCAAGAGCGAGATACGTCGTAGGTTATTTGTGACAGCTGTACTAATTATAATTAGTCGTGTTGGATATTTCATTCCTTTACCTGGATTTGATAGAAGATTGGTACCTCAAGATTACCTCAGCTTTGTCTCAGGCTCTGTTG ATGAACTTGGTGATTTCACAGGAGAGCTTAAGCTGTCGCTTTTTCAGCTTGGGATCAGTCCTCAGATAATAGCATCAATTATCATGCAG GTACTCTGTCATGTAGTTCCCTCCTTAGTAAAGCTACGGAAGGAAGGCTTAGATGGCCATGAGAAGATTAAGAGTTATAT ATGGTGGATGTCTCTTGGCTTCGCAATATTGGAGGCTGTGATAGTTGCTTGCTACTCACTTCAATATTCAATTTACGCAGCTAGTCATAG GGTCAAGCATGTGATGGTAACGGCTCTTTTATTGGTCTGTGGTGCAATGACTACGACATGGATCTGTGATACCATATCAGAATCTGGATTTG GTCAAGGTTCATCTCTAATTATATGTGTGGGAATATTGACGGGCTATACGGAAACATTATACAAAATGCTGTCTCAGCTCTCAG GAAGTGCTGTCAGTTGGTGGCCCTATGTACTTGCAGTGTTGGGTATTTTCACTGTGGTCACTATGTGGGCAGTTGTGGTAACTGAAGGTTGTAGGAAAATTAAGCTGCAGTATTATGGTTTCAAACTTGCTTCTGCTGCAAG AGAGGACTCCCCAGTCACTGAAGTGGAGCCCTATATCCCTTTCAATATTAATCCATCAGGAATGCAGCCCGTCCTTACTGCCACTTACCTCTTGGGATTTCCCAGCATTCTTGCAAG TCTCCTTGGATCACCTTTCTGGGAGCATGTGAAGGAGATATTGAACCCCGAAACTTCTCTTGGTGCAAAGCCTTGGGTTTACTATACAATATATGCGTTTTTTGTCttcttatttaatatatttgacATT GCCAACTTGCCAAAGGAAATTGCTGATTACTTAAATAAGATGGGTGCAAGGATACCAAACATAAAACCTGGGAAGGCTACCATAGAATACCTCACAAAGATTCAGGCATCGACACGCTTTTGGG GAGGCCTGTTGTTAAGTTTGTTGGCAACTACATCAACCATACTAGATCATTACTTGCGCCGTATAAATGCAGGATTTGCAATTGGGTTCACATCTGTCTTGATCATT GTGGGTTCCATTATTGAACTTAGAAGATCGTACCAAGCATATAATGTAATGCCAACTTTAAGCAAAGCTCTAAGACGGTATGGTGTATAA
- the LOC126710065 gene encoding uncharacterized protein LOC126710065 gives MAAEDVCEVGFEEGMLWLPSHVLDEACDTKVNMRLQQQQQHHQLHHQQQQLHHRKLPKESLPQNYKSSSRPQHRQKNGPNWAAGGPGMQAIFLESGRRSCGTGVFLPQRLETNFQSKKKPACSPVLLPSRVVQALNLNVHALGLQISPRQDAKSGTKDRDCNSDINKNGKDLQAQCCVLSQNQNSSPEIFLPKEWTY, from the exons atggctGCTGAGGATGTTTGTGAGGTTGGTTTTGAAGAAGGAATGTTGTGGTTACCTTCACATGTCCTAGATGAGGCTTGTGACACAAAG gtGAATATGAGGCtgcaacaacaacagcaacaccACCAACttcaccaccaacaacaacaacttcaTCATCGTAAATTGCCCAAAGAGTCACTCCCGCAG AATTATAAATCTAGCTCAAGACCACAACATAGACAGAAAAATGGCCCCAACTGGGCAGCTGGAGGACCTGGAATGCAAGCTATTTTCCTTGAGTCAGGAAGAAGATCATGCGGTACTGGAGTTTTCCTTCCACAAAGGTTAGAGACCAATTTCCAATCAAAAAAGAAGCCAG CTTGCTCTCCGGTTCTCCTTCCTTCTCGAGTGGTTCAAGCTCTGAACCTCAATGTGCATGCATTAGGCTTGCAAATATCACCTCGACAAG ATGCCAAAAGTGGTACCAAAGATAGAGATTGCAATTCAGACATAAATAAGAATGgcaaggacttacaagcacaaTGTTGCGTTTTgtcccaaaatcaaaattcttcACCAGAGATATTTCTTCCAAAGGAATGGACATACTAG
- the LOC126709064 gene encoding pentatricopeptide repeat-containing protein At4g02820, mitochondrial, translated as MLRSIRFRATLACAARRFSAQAAAAVAAAVEKKAAAAAAAASTKSSGDGRDTLGRRLMSLVYAKRSAVIAIRKWKEEGHTVRKYDLNRIVRQLRKLRRYKHALEICEWMTLQQDIRLQTGDYAVHLDLIAKVRGVNSAEKFFEDLPDKMTGHLTCSALLHVYVQNKLSAKAEALMEKMSECGFLKNSLPYNHLLSLYISNGQLEKVPGVIHELKQNTLPDVITYNLWLTACASQNDVETAEKVFLELKKQNIVPDWVTYSALTNLYIKKALPEKASYTLKQMEKNAFRKNRAAYSSLLSLHTNMGDKDEVHRIWKKMISLYRKMSDAEYTCMLSSLVKLGEFEEAESLYREWETVSGTGDARVSNILLAAYINRNQMEMAENFYNQMVEKGITPSYTTWELLTWGYLNQKQMEKVLDYFTKAVGSVKKWNPDERLVGEVFKKFEEQGNVEGAEKILVILRKAGHLNTEVYNSLLQTYAKAGKMPLIVAERMEKDKVQLNEETHELIKLTSKMCVSEASITYS; from the exons atgctTCGTTCCATACGTTTCCGTGCAACCCTGGCTTGCGCCGCCCGCCGCTTCTCGGCGCAAGCTGCAGCAGCAGTAGCAGCGGCGGTGGAGAAAAaagccgccgccgccgccgccgccgcctcAACGAAAAGCTCGGGCGATGGCAGAGACACACTGGGTAGGAGGCTTATGAGTCTGGTGTACGCAAAACGCAGCGCCGTCATCGCCATTCGGAAATGGAAAGAAGAAGGCCACACTGTTCGCAAGTACGATCTCAACCGCATCGTCCGTCAGCTCCGCAAGCTCAGGCGTTACAAACACGCCCTCGAG ATTTGTGAATGGATGACATTACAGCAAGATATCAGGCTGCAAACAGGTGACTATGCAGTCCACTTGGACTTGATTGCAAAAGTCCGTGGTGTAAACAGTGCAGAAAAATTCTTTGAGGATCTTCCTGATAAAATGACAGGCCATCTCACGTGTTCAGCTCTTCTCCATGTCTATGTCCAAAACAAGTTGTCTGCCAAAGCTGAAGCTCTGATGGAGAAAATGTCCGAATGCGGTTTCTTGAAGAATTCCCTTCCTTACAACCACTTGCTTTCTCTGTATATCTCAAATGGGCAGCTAGAGAAGGTCCCAGGAGTGATTCATGAACTAAAGCAGAACACTCTACCTGATGTTATTACCTACAATCTATGGTTAACAGCTTGTGCTTCCCAAAATGATGTTGAAACTGCAGAAAAAGTTTTCCTTGAGCTAAAGAAGCAAAATATAGTTCCAGATTGGGTTACATATAGTGCACTAACCAACTTGTACATAAAAAAAGCACTCCCTGAAAAAGCATCATATACTTTGAAACAGATGGAGAAAAATGCTTTTCGGAAAAATCGAGCTGCCTATTCTTCTCTCTTAAGTTTGCATACAAACATGGGGGATAAGGATGAAGTTCATCGAATATGGAAGAAGATGATATCATTATATCGTAAAATGAGCGATGCTGAGTATACTTGCATGTTATCTTCACTAGTGAAACTTGGGGAGTTTGAAGAAGCTGAGAGTCTCTATCGGGAGTGGGAAACAGTTTCTGGGACTGGTGATGCTAGGGTTTCAAATATACTTCTTGCAGCCTACATCAACCGGAACCAGATGGAAATGGCTGAAAATTTTTACAATCAAATGGTAGAAAAAGGAATCACTCCTTCTTACACTACTTGGGAGCTTCTTACATGGGGTTATTTAAATCAGAAACAGATGGAAAAGGTTTTAGACTATTTTACCAAAGCTGTTGGTAGTGTGAAAAAGTGGAATCCTGATGAAAGGTTGGTTGGAGAAGTGTTTAAGAAATTTGAGGAGCAAGGCAATGTTGAAGGGGCAGAGAAAATATTGGTCATTCTAAGGAAAGCTGGCCATTTGAATACTGAGGTATATAATTCCCTACTACAAACTTATGCTAAAGCTGGCAAAATGCCACTTATAGTAGCAGAACGGATGGAGAAGGATAAGGTTCAGTTGAATGAGGAGACTCATGAGCTCATAAAATTAACCAGTAAAATGTGTGTCAGTGAAGCTTCTATCACTTATTCTTAA